One Oryza brachyantha chromosome 3, ObraRS2, whole genome shotgun sequence DNA segment encodes these proteins:
- the LOC102705236 gene encoding 30S ribosomal protein S13, chloroplastic — MATLSMVSVPIATSSLPLSARGRSSSISFPAPKKGGIGHGGLRIECIRIGGVEIPNHKRVEYSLQYIHGIGRSRSRQILLDLNFDNKVTKDLSEEEVITLRKEVTKYMIEGDLKRFNRVAIERMKEIRCYKGIRHKLGLPVRGQRTKNNCRTLKGRRASVAKKKSPAAQEE, encoded by the exons ATGGCGACCCTCTCCATGGTGTCCGTCcccatcgccacctcctccctgcccctctccgcccgaggcCGCAGTTCATCCATCTCCTTCCCCGCACCCAAG AAAGGAGGTATCGGTCACGGTGGCCTGCGGATCGAGTGCATTCGTATTGGTGGAGTAGAGATCCCAAACCACAAGAGGGTAGAGTACTCGCTGCAGTACATTCATGGCATTGGGCGGTCACGCTCACGTCAGATCCTCTTGGACCTCAATTTTGACAACAAGGTTACCAAGGACCTCTCTGAGGAGGAAGTCATCACTCTCCGTAAGGAGGTTACCAAGTACATGATTGAAGGAGACCTC AAACGGTTTAACCGTGTGGCAATCGAGAGGATGAAGGAGATTAGGTGCTATAAGGGCATCCGCCACAAGCTAGGGCTGCCAGTTCGTGGACAGAGGACAAAGAACAATTGCAGGACACTAAAGGGAAGGAGGGCTTCTGTTGCGAAGAAGAAGTCACCTGCTGCCCAGGAGGAATAA
- the LOC102705515 gene encoding probable plastid-lipid-associated protein 4, chloroplastic, protein MALVSLSLSLPCAGSGAAPASSLPLRAELNAPSSSLRPLASSSSSPRGRGRALGGGAGGGLALAAAQPAGASCSGRRGERWRVGVSSFSFLPSFFAGNKEKEDREKAERLKEEFLAAIKPLDRGADATPEDKERVEKIVQQLEEVNPVKEPLKSDLLNGKWELLYTTSESILQPKRPKFLRPFGTIYQSINTDTLRAQNMETWPYFNQVTANLVPLNSRRVAVKFDYFKIFSLIPIKAPGSGKGELEITYLDEELRASRGDKGNLFILKMVDPTYRVPLS, encoded by the exons ATGGCGCTcgtctcgctctcgctctcccTGCCGTGCGCGGGCTCGGGCGCGGCGCCCGCCTCGTCGCTCCCTCTGCGCGCGGAGCTAAACGCCCCCTCCTCGTCCTTACGCCCgctcgcgtcgtcgtcgtcgtcgccgcgcggcCGAGGGAGAGCGCTGGGCGGtggtgccggcggcgggctTGCTCTGGCCGCGGCGCAACCGGCCGGTGCCTCCTGCTCCGGACGCcgcggggagaggtggaggGTGGGCGTGTCGTCCTTCTCGTTCCTGCCGTCGTTTTTCGCGGGGAATAAGGAGAAGGAGGACCGCGAGAAGGCGGAGAGGCTCAAGGAGGAGTTCCTCGCCGCCATCAAGCCGCTCGaccgcggcgccgacgccacGCCGGAGGACAAGGAGCGCGTCGAGAAG ATTGTTCAGCAACTGGAGGAGGTGAACCCAGTGAAGGAGCCACTCAAGTCTGATCTACTCAACGGCAAATGGGAGCTTCTCTACACCACCTCAGAATCCATACTGCAACCAAAG AGGCCAAAGTTTCTGAGGCCATTTGGAACGATTTACCAATCAATCAATACGGACACTTTAAGAGCTCAGAATATGGAGACGTGGCCTTATTTTAATCAG GTTACTGCCAACTTGGTACCTCTCAATTCTAGAAGAGTGGCGGTTAAGTTTGAttacttcaaaatatttagtttg aTTCCAATCAAAGCTCCTGGAAGTGGTAAAGGTGAACTAGAAATTACATATCTTGATGAAGAGCTCAG GGCTTCAAGAGGCGATAAGGGAAATTTGTTCATACTGAAGATGGTTGATCCAACCTACAGAGTTCCATTGTCATAG
- the LOC102705799 gene encoding histone-lysine N-methyltransferase ASHR1 isoform X2: MASWEEQLRDELAGRGLAVASVPGKGRGLFATRSFFPGEIVICQEPYASTPNKISVGSNCDNCFASRNLRKCSVCRVAWYCGSSCQKEEWKLHQLECQAIAALTEDRKKMLTPTIRLMVRLVLRTKLQNDKVIPSSGTDNCNLVDALESHISEVDKNQLVLYAQMATLVQLIIPSIVLDLKEITHTFSKFACNAHTISDPELRPLGTGLYPVLSIINHSCVPNAVLIFEGRTAYVRALQPISKNEEVSISYIETATTTMKRQDDLKHYYFTCKCPRCVKDSEEDALLEGYRCKDHKCDGFLLPNSENKAYTCQKCSTSRDGIELQKMANDVLLLSDKASSLKSSGSNSEAGYLYKTIEELVQKLYHPLSTTLLHTRETLLKIYMELQDWQTALMYCRLTIPVYERVYPPFHPMIGLQFYTCGKLEWLLEYTEDALKSLTRAADILRITHGTKSEFMKELLGKLEEVRAEASFRLSAG; this comes from the exons ATGGCGTCGTGGGAGGAGCAGCTGCGggacgagctcgccggccgcggcctcgccgtcgcctccgtcCCCGGGAAGGGACGCGGCCTCTTCGCGACACGCAGCTTCTTCCCAG GGGAAATCGTTATTTGCCAAGAACCTTACGCTTCTACACCAAACAAGATCTCTGTAGGCTCAAACTGTGACAATTGCTTTGCCTCTAGAAACCTGAGGAAGTGCTCGGTTTGTCGGGTTGCTTGGTACTGCGGGAGTTCGTGTCAG AAAGAAGAATGGAAGCTGCATCAACTTGAGTGTCAAGCCATTGCTGCTCTTACCGAGGATAGAAAAAAGATGCTTACTCCTACAATTCGTTTGATGGTGAGGCTTGTACTAAGaacaaaactgcaaaatgATAAG GTCATTCCATCTTCAGGAACAGATAATTGCAATCTAGTGGATGCATTAGAATCCC ACATCTCTGAGGTTGATAAGAATCAACTGGTGCTTTATGCTCAGATGGCTACTCTCGTACAGCTGATTATTCCTTCAATTGTGCTTGATCTTAAGGAAATCACACATACTTTTTCCAAG TTCGCATGCAATGCTCATACCATATCTGATCCTGAACTGAGGCCCCTTGGGACTGGACTATACCCTGTTTTATCTATTATTAACCACAG TTGTGTACCAAATGCAGTTTTGATATTTGAAGGTCGGACAGCATATGTTCGTGCATTACAACCTATAAGTAAAAATGAGGAG GTATCAATAAGTTACATTGAAACTGCGACAACCACTATGAAGAGACAGGACGATCTCAAGCATTACTACTTCACCTGCAAATGTCCCCGTTGTGTTAAG GATTCTGAGGAAGATGCTCTCCTTGAGGGATACAGATGCAAGGACCACAAGTGTGATGGATTTCTTCTGCCTAATTCAG AAAACAAGGCTTATACATGCCAGAAATGTAGCACTTCTAGAGACGGGATAGAGTTACAAAAGATGGCAAACGATGTACTACTATTATCTGACAAAGCCTCTTCACTAAAATCATCTGGAA GTAACAGTGAGGCAGGTTATCTGTACAAGACTATTGAAGAGCTAGTGCAGAAGCTGTACCATCCTTTGTCAACTACTTTGCTTCACACACGGGAAACACTCTTGAAG ATATATATGGAATTACAAGATTGGCAGACTGCGTTGATGTATTGCAGATTGACAATTCCAGTGTATGAAA GAGTTTATCCACCTTTTCACCCAATGATTGGCTTACAGTTCTATACCTGCGGAAAGCTTGAATG GTTGCTTGAGTATACAGAGGATGCTCTAAAGTCTTTAACCAGGGCTGCAGATATACTTCGTATAACACATGGCACTAAATCTGAGTTCATGAAGGAGCTTTTGGGCAAGTTAGAGGAAGTAAGGGCGGAAGCTTCTTTTAGGCTCTCGGCTGGATGA
- the LOC102705799 gene encoding histone-lysine N-methyltransferase ASHR1 isoform X1 — translation MASWEEQLRDELAGRGLAVASVPGKGRGLFATRSFFPGEIVICQEPYASTPNKISVGSNCDNCFASRNLRKCSVCRVAWYCGSSCQKEEWKLHQLECQAIAALTEDRKKMLTPTIRLMVRLVLRTKLQNDKVIPSSGTDNCNLVDALESHISEVDKNQLVLYAQMATLVQLIIPSIVLDLKEITHTFSKFACNAHTISDPELRPLGTGLYPVLSIINHSCVPNAVLIFEGRTAYVRALQPISKNEEVSISYIETATTTMKRQDDLKHYYFTCKCPRCVKDSEEDALLEGYRCKDHKCDGFLLPNSENKAYTCQKCSTSRDGIELQKMANDVLLLSDKASSLKSSGIGNSEAGYLYKTIEELVQKLYHPLSTTLLHTRETLLKIYMELQDWQTALMYCRLTIPVYERVYPPFHPMIGLQFYTCGKLEWLLEYTEDALKSLTRAADILRITHGTKSEFMKELLGKLEEVRAEASFRLSAG, via the exons ATGGCGTCGTGGGAGGAGCAGCTGCGggacgagctcgccggccgcggcctcgccgtcgcctccgtcCCCGGGAAGGGACGCGGCCTCTTCGCGACACGCAGCTTCTTCCCAG GGGAAATCGTTATTTGCCAAGAACCTTACGCTTCTACACCAAACAAGATCTCTGTAGGCTCAAACTGTGACAATTGCTTTGCCTCTAGAAACCTGAGGAAGTGCTCGGTTTGTCGGGTTGCTTGGTACTGCGGGAGTTCGTGTCAG AAAGAAGAATGGAAGCTGCATCAACTTGAGTGTCAAGCCATTGCTGCTCTTACCGAGGATAGAAAAAAGATGCTTACTCCTACAATTCGTTTGATGGTGAGGCTTGTACTAAGaacaaaactgcaaaatgATAAG GTCATTCCATCTTCAGGAACAGATAATTGCAATCTAGTGGATGCATTAGAATCCC ACATCTCTGAGGTTGATAAGAATCAACTGGTGCTTTATGCTCAGATGGCTACTCTCGTACAGCTGATTATTCCTTCAATTGTGCTTGATCTTAAGGAAATCACACATACTTTTTCCAAG TTCGCATGCAATGCTCATACCATATCTGATCCTGAACTGAGGCCCCTTGGGACTGGACTATACCCTGTTTTATCTATTATTAACCACAG TTGTGTACCAAATGCAGTTTTGATATTTGAAGGTCGGACAGCATATGTTCGTGCATTACAACCTATAAGTAAAAATGAGGAG GTATCAATAAGTTACATTGAAACTGCGACAACCACTATGAAGAGACAGGACGATCTCAAGCATTACTACTTCACCTGCAAATGTCCCCGTTGTGTTAAG GATTCTGAGGAAGATGCTCTCCTTGAGGGATACAGATGCAAGGACCACAAGTGTGATGGATTTCTTCTGCCTAATTCAG AAAACAAGGCTTATACATGCCAGAAATGTAGCACTTCTAGAGACGGGATAGAGTTACAAAAGATGGCAAACGATGTACTACTATTATCTGACAAAGCCTCTTCACTAAAATCATCTGGAA TAGGTAACAGTGAGGCAGGTTATCTGTACAAGACTATTGAAGAGCTAGTGCAGAAGCTGTACCATCCTTTGTCAACTACTTTGCTTCACACACGGGAAACACTCTTGAAG ATATATATGGAATTACAAGATTGGCAGACTGCGTTGATGTATTGCAGATTGACAATTCCAGTGTATGAAA GAGTTTATCCACCTTTTCACCCAATGATTGGCTTACAGTTCTATACCTGCGGAAAGCTTGAATG GTTGCTTGAGTATACAGAGGATGCTCTAAAGTCTTTAACCAGGGCTGCAGATATACTTCGTATAACACATGGCACTAAATCTGAGTTCATGAAGGAGCTTTTGGGCAAGTTAGAGGAAGTAAGGGCGGAAGCTTCTTTTAGGCTCTCGGCTGGATGA
- the LOC102706085 gene encoding serine/threonine-protein kinase MPS1 — protein sequence MERRDNFLQPPAAAAGKSLPVPAAGDATGNLTSSSSSTSSLTLSPPDFLRQVHAAFKRHRPVGSMQSNQPRATRVLVSRAEVPSKAGANPPAAQNPEGKIMQQRRGLLGASRLRNAAPDQIKAVSDGLVASSQDELLLTMPSTLGTITDTRDQNGGHQQKSDADLLVDRKRSSMEVSSSQMASTNALVGEDLKKNLFYLASDSQLTSQSDNVGVTAGSRMDSMLSYLHSVSLTAGDNFPDAQVADKQGRSHKEIGIASAAVEMDIKYDAANLSRRIDEACDQNHGEPLTRCSAMGSSVTAVSLYSGSTIQSKHAVQIDQYASPAQMPECGIESSGVPGHGSQKLHGVAMNQTNCNTNNQQVDSLANGGMDKPVSGDKVCLPSQGLSGNDQSLSTKDDGAPRRGKVEKERRKKNYDPDVFFKVNGKLYQKLGKIGSGGSSEVHKVISAECTIYALKKIKLKGRDYPTAYGFCQEIEYLNKLKGKSNIIQLIDYEVTDKSLLQDGSLSPRDGRIKDDHYIYMVLEYGEIDLAHMVAQEWKERSTSNMKIDENWLRFYWQQMLKAVNTIHEERIVHSDLKPANFLLVRGALKLIDFGIAKAIMNDTTNIQRDSQIGTLNYMSPEAFMCNEQDSGGNIIKCGRPSDIWSLGCILYQMVYGKTPFADYKNFWAKFKVVTDRNHKIKYEPVDNPWLIDLMQRCLAWDRNDRWRIPQLLEHPFLVPLVPRDFPSIDQDPCRSLMERVRVHWANPKLHKFIEELEKDESYPTTQM from the exons ATGGAGAGGAGGGATAACTTCCTTCAgccccctgccgccgccgccgggaagaGCCTCCCGGTCCCCGCCGCAGGGGACGCGACCGGCAACCTGACCTCGTCGTCgagctccacctcctccctcacGCTGTCCCCTCCGGACTTCCTGCGTCAGGTTCATGCCGCGTTCAAGCGGCATAGGCCTGTCG GTTCAATGCAGTCCAATCAACCGCGAGCAACTCGAGTCCTGGTATCCCGAGCTGAGGTGCCAAGTAAAGCTGGTGCCAACCCTCCTGCGGCACAGAATCCGGAAGGTAAGATTATGCAGCAGAGGAGAGGCTTGCTGGGGGCTTCCAGGTTACGAAATGCAGCTCCTGATCAGATTAAAGCTGTTTCTGATGGATTGGTGGCCTCAAGTCAAGATGAATTGTTGTTGACTATGCCTTCAACATTGGGAACTATCACAGATACCCGTGATCAGAATGGTGGTCACCAGCAGAAAAGTGACGCCGATCTATTGGTGGATAGGAAGAGGTCATCAATGGAAGTTTCTTCCTCCCAGATGGCATCCACAAATGCATTGGTAGGGGAAGATTTAAAAAAGAACCTGTTCTATCTGGCTAGCGATTCACAGTTAACTTCTCAGA GTGATAATGTAGGAGTAACTGCTGGTAGTAGAATGGACAGTATGTTGTCTTATCTGCATTCTGTTTCATTGACAGCAGGAGATAATTTTCCTGACGCTCAAGTAGCAGATAAGCAAGGCAGGAGCCACAAGGAGATTGGGATTGCTAGTGCAGCAGTTGAGATGGATATCAAGTATGATGCCGCTAACCTGTCTCGAAGGATTGATGAGGCTTGTGATCAGAATCATGGAGAGCCGTTGACTCGCTGCTCTGCCATGGGTTCATCAGTTACAGCCGTATCTTTATATTCAGGATCTACTATTCAAAGTAAACATGCTGTTCAGATAGATCAATATGCTTCACCAGCTCAGATGCCAGAATGTGGCATAGAATCATCTGGTGTACCAGGTCATGGTTCTCAAAAATTGCATGGAGTTGCAATGAATCAAACTAATTGCAATACCAACAATCAGCAGGTTGATAGTCTGGCCAATGGTGGAATGGACAAACCTGTTTCTGGTGATAAAGTTTGTTTGCCATCCCAAGGGTTATCTGGGAATGATCAATCTTTGTCTACCAAGGATGATGGTGCTCCCAGACGAGGCAAGGTTGAAAAGGAGCGTCGCAAAAAGAATTATGATCCTGATGTATTCTTTAAAGTGAATGGAAAACTTTATCAGAAGCTCGGTAAAATAGGGTCTGGAGGAAGCAGTGAAGTCCACAAAGTTATATCAGCTGAGTGTACAATATATGccctgaaaaaaataaaacttaaagGTCGTGATTACCCTACTGCTTATGGCTTTTGCCAAGAAATTGAGTACCTAAACAAGTTGAAAGGAAAGAGCAATATCATACAGTTGATTGATTATGAG GTCACTGATAAAAGTTTGCTTCAAGATGGTTCTCTGTCACCCAGAGATGGGAGAATTAAGGATGATCATTACATTTATATGGTCCTTGAGTATGGTGAAATTGATTTAGCTCATATGGTTGCTCAGGAGTGGAAGGAGAGGAGCACctcaaatatgaaaatagatgaaaattGGCTACGTTTTTATTGGCAG CAAATGCTTAAGGCTGTCAATACAATACATGAGGAACGGATAGTGCACTCCGATTTGAAGCCTGCGAATTTTTTACTTGTGAGGGGTGCACTGAAACTTATTGACTTTGGCATTGCTAAAGCAATAATGAATGATACAACAAACATTCAACGTGATTCTCAG ATTGGAACACTAAACTACATGTCACCTGAAGCATTCATGTGCAATGAGCAGGACTCGGGTGGTAATATTATCAAGTGTGGCCGTCCATCTGACATTTGGTCTCTTGGTTGTATTCTTTACCAGATGGTGTATGGTAAGACACCCTTTGCTGATTATAAGAATTTCTGggccaaatttaaagttgtcaCTGATAGGAACCACAAGATTAAGTATGAACCAGTAGATAACCCATGGCTTATTGATTTAATGCAACGATGCCTTGCATGGGACCGAAATGATCGATGGAGAATACCTCAATTGCTTGAGCACCCATTTCTTGTTCCTTTGGTGCCAAGGGATTTCCCTTCCATTGACCAAGATCCATGTAGGTCTCTGATGGAGAGGGTTAGAGTTCACTGGGCCAATCCCAAGCttcataaatttattgaaGAGCTAGAGAAGGATGAAAGCTATCCAACCACCCAAATGTAA
- the LOC102706366 gene encoding oxysterol-binding protein-related protein 1C, whose translation MHPFCCVPPVPVSPAAAAATAAASSTAVAGAPAVMPPPPQPPPPPPPPPRSNSAPAERRALRWAAGGSSGGGNSSPPEGVKLNEIVGGGISGILYKWVNYGRGWRPRWFALHDGVLSYYKIHGPDRIVLSRETERGAKVIGEDSLRRLSRPSTSSSSSAHSNGHHLPRKPIGEIHLKVSSVRESRSDDRRFSIFSGTKRLHLRAETREDRAAWVEALQATKEMFPRMSTSEMVGPGDTAAAVAVSTERLRLRLQQEGVSEAAIADSERIVRTEFEVLHKQLMLLKQKQTLLLDTLRQLETEKVDLENTLVDESQRQSKEYGSTSRSKNEKYSEGSASESDDYNEPQDPAEDETDDDENIYFDTRDFLSSSSFKSSGSDFQRSEAGSDDEDDYPMDGIDTSMKSVGISYPYVRRRKKLPDPVEKEKGVSLWSMIKDNIGKDLTKVCLPVYFNEPLSSLQKCFEDLEYSYLIDRAYEWGKRGNSLMRILSVAAFAVSGYASTDGRSCKPFNPLLGETYEADYPDKGLRFFSEKVSHHPMVVACHCEGTGWRFWADSNLKSKFWGRSIQLDPVGVLTLEFEDGEVFQWSKVTTSIYNLILGKLYCDHYGTMRIQGNNEYSCKLKFKEQSIIDRNPHQVQGVVQDRSGRTVATLFGKWDESMHYVMGDCFGKGKGSENLSEAHLLWKRSRPPKFPTRYNFTRFAITLNELTPGLKEKLPPTDSRLRPDQRCLENGEYERANAEKLRLEQRQRQARKMQESGWKPRWFAKDKATDTYRYIGGYWESREKGSWEGCPDIFGQVPNDLMITD comes from the exons ATGCACCCATTCTGCTGCGTGCCCCCGGTCCCCGTCTCccctgctgccgccgcggctacggcggccgcctcgtcgACCGCGGTGGCCGGGGCCCCCGCCgtgatgccgccgccgccgcagcccccgccgccgccgccccctcccccgcgCAGCAACTcggcgccggccgagcggcgTGCGCTGCGCTGGGCGGCGGGGGGTAGTAGTGGCGGCGGCAactcctcgccgccggaggGGGTGAAGCTGAACGAGATCGTCGGCGGTGGCATCTCCGGGATCCTCTACAAGTGGGTCAACTACGGGCGTGGGTGGAGGCCGCGGTGGTTCGCGCTCCACGACGGCGTGCTCTCCTACTATAAGATCCACGGGCCCGACCGCATCGTCCTCTCGCGCGAGACCGAACGGGGCGCCAAGGTCATCGGCGAGGACTctctccgccgcctctcccgaccatccacctcctcctcgtcctccgccCACTCCAACGGTCACCACCTCCCCCGCAAGCCCATCGGCGAAATTCACCTCAAG GTGTCATCCGTGAGGGAGAGCAGATCGGATGACAGGAGATTCTCGATTTTCTCTGGGACGAAGAGGCTGCACCTGCGGGCGGAGACAAGGGAGGACAGGGCGGCGTGGGTCGAGGCGCTGCAGGCGACCAAGGAGATGTTCCCGCGGATGTCCACGAGCGAGATGGTGGGGCCAGGAGACACCGCAGCGGCTGTGGCTGTCTCTACCGAGCGCCTAAGGCTCCGGCTGCAGCAGGAGGGGGTCAGCGAGGCGGCCATTGCTGACAGCGAAAGGATCGTGCGCACCGAGTTTGAGGTGTTGCACAAGCAACTCATGCTCCTTAAGCAGAAGCAGACGCTCCTCCTCGACACCCTCCGTCAGCTAGAG ACAGAAAAGGTCGATTTGGAGAATACCCTCGTCGATGAGAGCCAAAGACAATCAAAAGAGTATGGGTCCACTTCTAGATCAAAGAATGAGAAGTATAGTG AAGGAAGTGCCAGTGAATCTGATGATTATAATGAACCACAGGATCCTGCTGAAGATGAGACCGACGATgatgagaatatatattttgatacacGAGATTTTCTTTCATCAAGCTCATTTAAAAGCAGCGGATCTGATTTCCAGAGATCAGAAGCGGGTTCAGATGACGAGGATGATTATCCAATGGATGGTATTGATACTTCTATGAAGTCTGTTGGAATTAGTTACCCATATGTAAGAAGGCGTAAGAAGCTTCCAGATCCAGTCGAGAAAGAGAAGGGTGTAAGCTTGTGGTCAATGATCAAGGACAATATAGGAAAGGATCTTACCAAAGTTTGTCTGCCTGTTTATTTCAATGAACCACTTTCATCATTGCAAAAATGCTTTGAAGATCTTGAGTATTCTTACCTTATTGATCGTGCTTATGAATGGGGAAAAAGG GGCAACAGTCTTATGAGGATTCTTAGTGTAGCTGCATTTGCTGTTTCTGGCTATGCATCTACGGATGGAAGAAGCTGTAAACCCTTCAACCCACTTCTTGGGGAGACCTATGAAGCAGATTATCCAGACAAAGGCCTACGTTTCTTCTCAGAAAAG GTAAGTCACCATCCTATGGTTGTTGCATGCCATTGTGAGGGAACTGGATGGAGATTTTGGGCAGATAGCAACCTAAAAAGCAAGTTCTGGGGTCGCTCCATTCAACTTGATCCTGTTGGTGTGCTAACCTTGGAGTTTGAAGACGGTGAAGTTTTCCAGTGGAGCAAG GTGACAACTTCAATTTACAATCTCATATTGGGTAAACTGTATTGTGATCACTATGGTACTATGCGAATACAAGGGAATAATGAATATTCATGCAAGCTGAAGTTTAAGGAGCAATCAATTATTGATCGCAACCCACATCAG GTTCAAGGTGTTGTTCAGGACCGAAGTGGTCGAACTGTTGCTACGCTCTTTGGAAAATGGGATGAGAGCATGCACTATGTgatgggtgattgttttggaAAAGGCAAGGGATCTGAAAATCTCTCAGAGGCCCATTTGTTGTGGAAAAGGAGCAGACCACCTAAATTTCCTACCAGATACAATTTTACTCGCTTTGCAATCACCTTAAATGAACTTACCCCTGGATTGAAG GAAAAACTGCCACCAACAGACTCTAGATTGCGACCAGATCAGCGGTGCCTAGAAAATGGCGAGTATGAAAGAGCAAATGCTGAGAAGTTGAGGCTTGAACAGAGACAACGACAG GCACGGAAGATGCAGGAGAGTGGGTGGAAACCTCGGTGGTTTGCAAAAGATAAAGCTACCGACACATACCGCTACATTGGTGGTTACTGGGAATCCAGAGAAAAGGGCAGCTGGGAAGGCTGTCCAGATATCTTTGGACAGGTTCCTAACGATCTGATGATAACTGACTAG